The following proteins are encoded in a genomic region of Sulfurospirillum arsenophilum NBRC 109478:
- the guaA gene encoding glutamine-hydrolyzing GMP synthase, with translation MKEVPILVLDFGSQYTQLIARKLRESGVYCEIVPYNEKIEDIKKRNPKGIILSGGPASVYAKDSYHPDPAVYALGLPLLGICYGMQLLTQHFGGSVIPATHQEYGKAELKFESDHKIFKDTTCGQIVWMSHGDRVETLPAGFEKIGYSENSPYAAIADEKRNMYAFQFHPEVFHSDEGSKLLKNFAKYICGCESTWNMGSFAKEQIAKIKEKVGSKKVLCGVSGGVDSSVVATLLAEAIGDKLVSVFVDNGLLRANEREQVEAMFKSRNVPLITIDASEKFLSRLAGVSDPERKRKIIGETFIEVFDEEAKKHNGIEFLAQGTLYTDVIESVSVKGPSKTIKSHHNVGGLPDWMTFELIEPLREIFKDEVRILGAELGLPKDMLSRHPFPGPGLAIRIMGEVTKEDLVLLRAADVIMLQELRATGYYEKTWQAFTVLLNVKSVGVMGDNRTYDNTICVRIVDATDGMTATFAHIPHKILENISRRIINEVNGINRVVYDISSKPPATIEWE, from the coding sequence ATGAAAGAAGTCCCTATTTTAGTCTTAGATTTTGGGTCACAATACACTCAGTTGATTGCACGTAAGCTCCGTGAGAGCGGTGTTTACTGTGAGATCGTCCCTTACAATGAGAAGATTGAAGATATTAAAAAACGTAACCCTAAAGGTATTATTTTAAGCGGTGGCCCAGCATCAGTGTATGCTAAAGATTCGTACCATCCTGACCCTGCTGTTTACGCGTTAGGCTTGCCTCTTCTTGGTATCTGTTATGGGATGCAGCTTTTAACGCAGCATTTTGGTGGTAGTGTTATTCCTGCTACGCATCAGGAGTATGGTAAGGCCGAGCTTAAATTTGAGAGTGATCATAAAATTTTCAAAGATACCACGTGCGGCCAAATTGTTTGGATGAGTCATGGTGATAGGGTTGAAACATTACCTGCGGGATTTGAGAAAATTGGCTACAGTGAGAATTCACCTTATGCTGCAATTGCAGATGAAAAACGCAACATGTACGCTTTTCAGTTTCACCCAGAAGTGTTCCATAGTGATGAAGGCTCAAAACTTCTAAAAAACTTTGCGAAATACATTTGTGGCTGTGAAAGTACATGGAATATGGGCTCATTTGCCAAAGAGCAAATCGCTAAAATCAAAGAAAAAGTAGGCTCTAAAAAAGTGCTTTGTGGTGTCAGCGGCGGTGTTGATAGCTCTGTTGTCGCAACCCTTTTAGCCGAAGCGATTGGTGATAAACTCGTTTCTGTTTTTGTCGATAATGGCTTACTTCGTGCGAACGAGCGTGAGCAAGTTGAAGCGATGTTTAAAAGTCGCAATGTTCCCCTCATTACCATTGATGCGAGTGAAAAATTTTTAAGTCGTCTTGCTGGTGTGAGCGATCCTGAGCGAAAGCGTAAAATCATTGGTGAGACATTCATCGAAGTGTTTGATGAAGAGGCGAAAAAACACAATGGTATTGAATTCCTCGCACAAGGTACACTTTACACCGATGTTATTGAGTCTGTCTCCGTGAAAGGTCCTTCAAAAACGATCAAATCACACCATAACGTGGGAGGACTTCCCGATTGGATGACCTTTGAACTTATCGAGCCACTACGCGAAATTTTTAAAGATGAAGTTAGAATTTTAGGAGCAGAACTTGGACTTCCTAAAGATATGCTCTCTCGCCATCCTTTCCCAGGACCGGGTCTTGCGATTCGTATCATGGGTGAAGTGACCAAAGAGGATTTAGTACTTCTAAGAGCTGCGGATGTCATTATGCTCCAAGAGCTTCGCGCAACAGGTTATTATGAAAAAACATGGCAAGCGTTTACGGTACTTCTGAATGTCAAAAGTGTTGGAGTTATGGGCGATAATCGAACCTATGATAACACCATTTGTGTCAGAATCGTTGATGCGACGGACGGTATGACCGCAACGTTTGCACATATCCCTCACAAGATCTTGGAAAATATCAGCAGACGTATTATCAACGAAGTGAATGGTATTAACCGCGTGGTGTATGACATCTCTTCAAAACCACCTGCAACGATTGAATGGGAATAA
- a CDS encoding uroporphyrinogen-III synthase, producing MIYLFSDKAYEGVVHLPLFEIVFDPTSIDLEGFDAIIFTSKNSVKALEQKSASWKEKEAYAIGEGTASFIQRCGGNLVFTCKDSYGDTFAKTLIPLLHNKRVLFPRAKEVVSSLFEILQVNHIDIEKRIVYETKCKHYPLSEAPPKNSKLIFSSPSTVRCFLENFTWDESYHAIAIGEKTASALPLHVKVLTSKTQSIEHCIALAKAL from the coding sequence ATGATCTACCTCTTCAGCGATAAAGCGTATGAGGGGGTAGTCCATCTCCCACTTTTTGAGATCGTATTTGATCCAACTTCCATTGATTTGGAAGGGTTTGATGCGATCATTTTTACCTCCAAAAACAGTGTTAAAGCGCTTGAGCAAAAAAGCGCTTCGTGGAAAGAGAAAGAAGCCTATGCTATCGGCGAAGGTACAGCATCGTTTATACAACGTTGTGGCGGTAATCTTGTCTTTACATGTAAAGATTCGTATGGTGACACTTTTGCAAAAACATTGATTCCCTTGTTACACAATAAGAGGGTTCTTTTCCCCCGTGCCAAGGAGGTTGTCTCCTCGTTGTTTGAAATCTTACAGGTAAACCATATTGACATAGAAAAGCGTATTGTTTATGAGACAAAATGCAAGCATTACCCTCTTTCTGAAGCACCTCCAAAAAATTCAAAACTTATTTTTTCTTCACCTTCCACGGTACGCTGTTTTTTAGAAAATTTTACATGGGATGAGAGCTATCATGCTATTGCCATTGGTGAAAAAACAGCATCAGCACTGCCTTTACATGTAAAGGTTTTGACCTCGAAAACGCAAAGTATTGAGCACTGCATTGCCTTGGCAAAAGCTCTTTAG
- the purD gene encoding phosphoribosylamine--glycine ligase, which translates to MKVMVVGSGGREYSIGLALKRDPDVTELFFAPGNGATPQLGQNVSFKDYETLADFAKENAIDLTVVGPETALVDGIVDIFKAKGLVIFGASKAAARLEGSKIFMKNFLLRYNIPTAKFIETSDAKKANDFIETLELPIVVKADGLCAGKGVIIAQSKDEAKEAVSDMLSGKSFGDAGLGVVVEEFLDGYELSLFVVCDGVDYKILPAAQDHKRLKDNDIGPNTGGMGAYAPTPLIDEELYKKVEERVVKPTLAGMQKENAPFEGVLFIGLMIVKNEPIVLEYNVRFGDPECEILMPLLKTPASELFYKAATGNLKNLKIEFFNKYAIAVVMASENYPYGDSKPAEIIIDKNVHEGLENTHISYAGVSLEDGKLYATGGRVLLCVGVGESIKEARELAYLLCGQVHFAGKQFRSDIAYQALKHDK; encoded by the coding sequence ATGAAGGTAATGGTTGTTGGAAGTGGTGGCAGAGAGTATTCAATAGGTTTAGCACTGAAACGTGATCCTGACGTAACCGAACTTTTTTTCGCACCCGGAAACGGTGCAACCCCCCAACTTGGGCAAAATGTTTCGTTTAAAGATTACGAGACACTTGCTGATTTTGCCAAAGAAAACGCCATTGATCTTACCGTTGTAGGACCTGAAACGGCCTTAGTAGACGGTATCGTTGATATTTTTAAAGCCAAAGGTTTAGTCATTTTTGGGGCTTCCAAGGCAGCTGCTAGACTTGAGGGTTCTAAAATTTTTATGAAAAACTTTCTCTTGCGTTACAACATCCCAACCGCAAAATTTATCGAAACCAGTGATGCAAAAAAAGCCAATGATTTTATCGAAACATTAGAGCTTCCTATTGTTGTCAAAGCGGATGGTTTGTGTGCAGGCAAAGGTGTGATCATTGCGCAAAGCAAAGATGAAGCCAAAGAGGCAGTCAGTGATATGCTCAGCGGTAAAAGCTTTGGTGATGCTGGACTTGGCGTTGTTGTTGAAGAATTTTTAGATGGCTATGAGCTTTCTTTATTTGTAGTGTGCGATGGTGTTGATTATAAAATCCTTCCAGCAGCACAAGATCACAAACGTCTTAAAGATAATGACATTGGACCTAATACAGGTGGTATGGGTGCATATGCGCCAACCCCATTGATTGATGAAGAGCTCTATAAAAAAGTGGAAGAACGTGTTGTTAAGCCTACTTTGGCAGGCATGCAAAAAGAGAATGCTCCATTTGAGGGCGTTTTGTTTATTGGTCTGATGATTGTCAAAAATGAGCCAATCGTTTTAGAGTATAACGTTCGTTTTGGTGATCCAGAGTGTGAAATTTTAATGCCTCTTTTAAAAACACCTGCAAGTGAGCTTTTTTACAAAGCAGCTACGGGGAATCTTAAAAATTTAAAGATTGAATTTTTTAATAAATACGCCATTGCTGTAGTAATGGCAAGTGAAAATTATCCGTATGGTGATTCAAAACCTGCTGAGATTATTATTGATAAAAATGTCCATGAAGGTTTAGAAAACACGCATATTTCCTATGCTGGCGTTAGCCTTGAAGACGGTAAACTTTATGCAACAGGTGGACGTGTTTTACTATGCGTAGGTGTTGGTGAAAGTATCAAAGAGGCACGTGAACTGGCCTATTTATTGTGTGGGCAAGTGCATTTTGCAGGCAAACAATTTAGAAGTGACATTGCGTATCAGGCACTCAAACATGACAAATGA
- a CDS encoding RDD family protein encodes MTNEELIEKFESENITLSSLQKRGLAYLIDEILISVLFAFIYFDQIPDNMSTEEMIGAINSLFGYVIVLKVIYQTYFVWMYGATLGKIAMKIRVISIDDLEKPSLILSLSRAAFRIISESIFYLGFIWAALNPKRETWHDKVASTLVVNAN; translated from the coding sequence ATGACAAATGAAGAGTTGATTGAAAAGTTTGAGAGTGAGAATATTACGCTTTCTTCGCTACAAAAGCGTGGGCTTGCTTATTTGATCGATGAGATTTTGATTTCTGTTTTATTTGCATTTATTTACTTTGATCAAATCCCAGATAACATGAGTACGGAGGAGATGATTGGTGCGATCAATAGTCTTTTTGGCTACGTTATTGTTTTAAAAGTAATTTATCAAACGTATTTTGTGTGGATGTATGGTGCAACATTGGGTAAAATTGCAATGAAAATTAGAGTCATATCAATCGATGATTTGGAAAAACCTTCATTGATATTATCACTCAGTCGAGCGGCTTTTAGAATTATCAGTGAGTCCATATTTTATTTAGGTTTTATATGGGCAGCTTTAAATCCAAAAAGAGAGACATGGCATGATAAAGTTGCCAGTACGTTGGTGGTCAATGCAAATTAA
- a CDS encoding LPS-assembly protein LptD, whose product MIKLPVRWWSMQIKLFILLMLSFGSVWAAQTQKTPQDVEVLANMVNKEGTLVHAKGNVVLYSPKYLITADEAYYDQANGDLELFGNVTMLEGVSYATRSGHTKLNLNTDKGVSNPLFFFDESTNVWIKCEDAVLNPETYVTQKSIVSSCNTQDPDWKIAFTTGEFNKESKWLHLYNPVFYANDIPVFYLPYFSFSTDTTRRTGLLRPQFGLGNSEGFYYMQPIYFAPAVDWDVELRPQVRTSRGKGADATYRFVDSPYSHGEMTTGYFQENSEYAEKEKLKNSSHYGYHLMYDRSALLNPKYNNLEDGLWVDINYLNDVDYINTLRGNSLSYDKLVTSRLNYYVKNEDDYFGFYSKYYIDTTKISNQDTLQELPTLHYHHFASPLLLDNLLYSADYKVNNYERRVGTTALQNEADIPLTLYFSFLEDYLHASISENIYMSRINYGNDDSNENYGKYWRNYHKFTLYTEVAKPYDSFYHTMYIGIDHILPSKENEDGYLADFITLNTLAKSTAVTLREFFYNSDGEKKVSHKLKQIYYSDYDYKYGDLENDLKYHITDKISLGNNIYYSHEFSKISRNQISINYADEIYSTSLRYTYQDDTYKENTIYRITRDTTSNKDYSYVTFYADTKYITHYNIFTSIDYDVRDDEFKSWSIGFKKSMKCWDYSLQYRDTTTPKLTSTSIDSVNRQGIMFMFNLYPMGSLGYEFSHETQQKL is encoded by the coding sequence ATGATAAAGTTGCCAGTACGTTGGTGGTCAATGCAAATTAAACTTTTTATTTTACTGATGCTTTCTTTTGGAAGCGTATGGGCGGCACAAACACAAAAAACACCTCAAGATGTTGAAGTTTTAGCGAACATGGTTAATAAAGAGGGAACTTTAGTTCATGCTAAAGGGAATGTTGTCCTTTATAGTCCAAAATATCTTATTACGGCAGATGAAGCTTATTATGATCAAGCCAATGGCGATTTAGAGCTTTTTGGAAATGTCACAATGCTTGAAGGTGTGAGTTATGCAACCAGAAGTGGACATACAAAGCTTAATCTAAATACCGATAAAGGTGTCTCCAACCCGCTTTTCTTTTTTGATGAGAGCACTAATGTGTGGATCAAATGCGAAGATGCAGTTTTAAATCCAGAAACTTACGTTACACAAAAATCGATTGTTTCAAGCTGTAATACGCAGGATCCTGATTGGAAGATCGCTTTTACAACGGGTGAATTTAATAAAGAGAGTAAATGGTTACATCTTTATAATCCTGTTTTTTATGCAAATGATATTCCTGTCTTTTACCTTCCTTATTTTTCGTTCTCAACCGATACTACTCGTCGAACAGGGCTTTTACGACCTCAATTTGGATTGGGAAATTCAGAAGGATTTTATTACATGCAACCTATCTATTTTGCTCCTGCTGTAGATTGGGATGTTGAACTTCGTCCTCAGGTAAGAACAAGTAGGGGAAAAGGAGCTGATGCAACGTATCGTTTTGTAGACTCTCCTTATTCACATGGAGAGATGACGACGGGTTATTTTCAAGAGAACAGTGAATATGCAGAGAAAGAGAAACTTAAAAATAGCTCTCACTATGGATATCATTTGATGTATGATCGAAGTGCACTTTTGAATCCAAAGTACAATAATCTTGAAGATGGTTTGTGGGTTGATATTAATTATTTAAATGATGTTGATTATATCAATACTTTACGAGGAAATTCTTTAAGCTACGATAAACTTGTCACATCAAGACTCAACTATTATGTTAAAAATGAAGATGATTATTTTGGTTTTTATTCAAAGTATTATATTGATACCACTAAAATTTCTAATCAAGACACATTACAAGAATTGCCAACACTCCATTATCACCATTTTGCTTCACCTTTATTGTTAGATAATTTACTTTATTCTGCTGATTATAAAGTAAATAACTATGAACGTAGAGTTGGAACAACTGCTTTACAAAATGAAGCTGATATCCCTTTGACACTTTATTTTTCATTTTTAGAAGATTACTTGCATGCGAGTATTTCTGAAAATATTTATATGTCTCGCATTAATTATGGAAACGATGATAGTAATGAAAACTATGGAAAATATTGGAGAAATTATCATAAGTTTACTTTGTATACAGAAGTAGCAAAACCCTATGACTCTTTTTATCATACGATGTATATTGGCATAGATCACATTCTCCCAAGTAAAGAGAATGAAGATGGATACCTTGCTGATTTTATTACGCTTAATACCTTAGCAAAAAGTACAGCAGTTACACTAAGAGAATTTTTCTATAATAGTGATGGTGAAAAAAAAGTAAGCCACAAGCTTAAACAAATTTATTACAGTGATTATGATTATAAATATGGCGATTTGGAAAATGACCTTAAGTATCATATAACAGATAAAATTTCATTAGGAAATAATATCTATTATTCTCATGAGTTTAGCAAAATTTCGCGGAATCAAATTTCTATCAATTATGCGGATGAAATCTATTCAACATCTTTACGCTATACCTATCAAGATGATACGTACAAAGAAAATACAATTTATAGAATAACCAGAGATACAACATCTAATAAAGATTATAGTTATGTAACTTTCTATGCAGATACAAAATATATTACACACTATAATATTTTTACGAGCATTGATTATGATGTTCGTGATGATGAATTTAAATCTTGGAGTATTGGTTTTAAAAAAAGCATGAAATGTTGGGATTATTCATTACAGTATAGAGATACAACAACACCTAAATTAACGAGTACCAGCATAGATTCTGTGAATAGACAAGGAATTATGTTTATGTTTAATCTCTATCCTATGGGAAGCTTAGGATATGAATTTTCGCATGAAACACAACAAAAATTATAA